The DNA region GAAATCTTGGTTCCTAAGAATTTACGTGGATAAACCAGGTGGTGGCATCGCAATAGAGGATTGTGTCACAGTTAGTGAACATATTTCTGAAGCTGTTGATCAATTAGAAACAGACCCAATTCCACAAGCTTATTACCTTGAAGTATCTTCTCCAGGTGCAGAACGTCCATTGAAAAATGATGACGATGTGCAAGCTGCGATCGGTGAATGGGTATTCTTGTCATTCTATCAAGCCATTGATGGTCAAAAAAATATTCAAGGCCGTCTACTTTCTGTATCAGATGATGCATATGAAGTTGAAACAAAAGACAAAACACGTAAAGTGGCAGTCACTGTAGAAAAATCAAATGTATCGTTAATCAGATTGGCCATTGAATTTTAAAATTTATCATTTTTGAAAGAGGGAATTTAGATGAGTAAAGAAATGTTAAGAGCCTTCGAAGCGCTTGAAGATGAAAAGGGCATTTCACAAGAAGTTATTTTGGAAGCTTTAGAAGCTGCTTTAGTTTCAGCTTACAAACGTAACTACCAGCAAGCGCAAAATGTCGAAGTAAACTTTGACGTAAAAAAAGGTAGTATAAAAGTATTCGCAGTGAAAGAAGTTGTTGATCTGGTGATGGACTCACAACTTGAAGTATCGCTTGAAGATGCTCATCACTTAAACAGTGCATATGAAATTGGCGACAAGATTAAATTTGAAGTTACGCCTAAAGATTTCGGTCGAATTGCTGCACAAACTGCAAAACAAGTGATCATGCAACGAGTTCGTGAAGCTGAACGTTCAATTATCTACAACGAATACATTGATTATGAGGATGATATTTTAACTGGTATAGTCGAACGCCAAGACCGTCGTTATGTTTACGTTAGCTTAGGTAAAATCGAAGCCGTTATCCCACCAGAAGGTCAAATTCCTAATGAAACCTTCCAACCACACGAGCGTGTACAAGTTTACGTAGAACGTGTTGAAAATACGACTAAAGGGCCACAAGTCTATGTCTCTCGTAGCCACCCAAGTCTATTGAAACGTCTATTTGAACAAGAAGTACCTGAGATTTTCGACGGTACTGTTGAAATTAAAGCCATCGCCCGTGAAGCTGGTGATCGTTCTAAAGTAGCGGTTGTATCAAACGACGCGAATATTGATGCAGTAGGTACTTGTGTTGGACCTCGTGGTTCGCGTGTACAACGTATTGTAGACGAATTAAAAGGTGAAAATATGGATATCGTTCAATGGTCAGACGATATGGCAACATTTATTTCAAATGCCTTGAATCCAGCGGATGTACTATCTGTACACTTTGTACCAGGTGAAACATCTTGTGTGGTAGTAGTACCAGAAAACCACTTATCACTAGCGATTGGTAAACGTGGTCAAAATGCACGTTTAGCGGCTAAATTAACAAACCACAAGATTGATATCAAATCTGAAGCTGACTTTGAAGCCTATGTACAAACAGATGAGTACGCAGAACGTTTTGCTGAGAAAGAATTAGTCGACGAAGACGTTGATCCAATTTTAGCTGAAGATATTGAAACTGTTGAAGATTACGAAGCAGTGACAGAAGGATCATCTTCAATTGATGAAGAAGATTTATTAGCTATTGATGACCTTGAAGAAGGTAATGTTGGTCCAGAAGCAATTGAAGATCAGATTGATGATATTGAAGGCGAAGACAACGACATTATTGGTGATGAACCTTTAATTGGCGAAGAAGATTTAGACCAACAAGAGCGTTTAAACGAAGAAGGCTAAGATTAGGTGGGATCAAACATGAAACAACGAAAAATTCCTATGCGAAAATGTGTTGTGACAAATGAAATGTTTCCTAAAAAAGAATTAATTAGAATTGTTCGTAATCCTGAAGGGGTTGTTGAAATTGACCCGACAGGTAAGAAAAATGGGCGCGGCGCATATGTATCCCTCGATCCTGAAGTTGTACAGAAGGCTTGGGATAAACACATGCTAGATAGACACTTAAATGTATCCATTTCGGATGATTTTTATAGTGAATTGAAAGCTTATGTTGCCCATCAAAAAGCCAGAAAAGAGCTTTTTGAAAATGAACAATAATAAGTTGAATTTGTTAGGTTTGGCGCAAGCAGCGAGTAAACTCGTTTCAGGTACTGAAACTGTCATGAAAACTATTCAGCAAGAGACGGCTGTTTTAGTGGTCATGGCTACTGATGTCAGCGAACAAACAAAAAAGAACATAGAGAATAAATGTGCTTTTTATGAAGTGGAATATGTTCAGATGTTTACAACTGAAGAAATTTCAATTGCTTTAGGTAAAAAGAGGTCGATAGTCGCCCTCTTAGACCGCGGGTTTGTGAAAAGCTTTAAAAAATAATTTAGATTTTTACGTATATTTTTACATCAAATAGGAGAGTAAAAAGTATGAGAGATTAGTAGAATAAGGAAGGTGATGACATGTCAAAAAAACGTGTCTACGAAGTTGCTAAGGAAATTGGCATATCAAGTAAAGAGTTATTGAATGCTGCAGAAAAAGCAGGTTTTAAATATTCAAGCCATATGGCATCAATGACTGATGACGAAGTAAACAAGCTAAAAAGTAGCTTTGCAAATAAATCAGCAGGTAAGGAAGACAACAACAATCAGCCAGCGAAAGCAGCTGAAAGTCAACCAACTAAGAAAGCTGAAAATAAGCCTGCAGGAAAAGGTTCAGCTAAATCAGAACCTGCTAAAGCAAACGCTAAGCAAAACCAGCACCAAAACAAGTCGCAAAATCGCAATAACCCAGCAAAAGAGAATAAAAATATGAATAATCAAAAAAATAATTTTAAAAATAATAGCAATAACAAAAACGGCGGATTTAAAGGTAAAGGCAAAAAAGGGAAAAAAGGTCGTTTTAACAATGACCAAAACCGCCCTCAAGGCAACCCAGTACCACCAAGAAAGAATAAGCCACTTCCAGAAAAAGTGGAATATACTGAAGGTATGACTGTAGCGGATATTGCTAAAAAAATTCACCGTGAGCCAGCTGAGATTATCAAAAAACTATTCTTGATGGGTGTGCCAGCTACACAAAACCAAGCGTTAGATAAAGATGCTATCGAGTTAATTCTTGAAGAATATGGTGTAAAGGCTGAAGAGAAAGTTATTGTTGACCAAGCAGACTTTGAACATTACTTTGAAGAAGCTAAGAATGCAGACGAGAAAGATTTAGAAACTCGTCCAGCAGTTGTAACCATCATGGGGCACGTTGACCATGGTAAAACAACTTTACTTGACTACTTACGTAACGCTCAAGTTGTAGACGGCGAAGCGGGCGGTATCACACAACATATCGGTGCCTACCAAGTACGTGAAAATGACCGTTTAATTACTTTCCTAGATACACCAGGACATGCGGCCTTCACGACAATGCGTGCGCGTGGTGCTGATGTAACGGATATCGTTATCCTTGTAGTAGCAGCTGATGATGGTGTAATGCCACAAACCGTTGAGGCGATTAACCATGCCAAAGCAGCGGGTGTACCAATTATCGTTGCAGTAAACAAAATCGATAAACCAACAGCTAATCCTGATCGAGTAATGCAAGAGTTAACTGAATATGGCCTAATTTCTGAAGAGTGGGGCGGGGACACAATCTTCGTAAATATCTCAGCTAAATTTGGTCAAAATGTAAGTGACTTACTAGAAATGATTTTATTAGTTTCAGACGTAGAAGAATATAAAGCTGTACCAAACCGTTTAGCTTTAGGGTCTGTAATCGAAGCGCGTCTTGACCCATCTAAAGGTGCTATTGCGACATTATTAGTTCAAGAAGGGACATTGCGTGTTGGGGATCCAATTGTTGTTGGTGATACACATGGACGTGTCCGTGTAATGACTAATGATACTGGTCGCCGTATCAAGCAAGCTGGCCCATCAACACCAGTTGAAATCACTGGTTTACAAGAATCACCACAAGCTGGTGACCGCTTTGTAGCCTTTGATGACGAAAAAACAGCCCGTGCTGTTGGTGAAGAGCGTGCGAGCCGTGCCTTACAAGAACGTCGTCAAGCAAATCATGCTGTAACCTTAGACAACTTATTCGAAACGCTACAAGAAGGCGAATTGAAATCAGTTAATGTCATTATCAAAGGGGACGTTCAAGGTTCTGTTGAAGCCTTAGCTGGAAGCTTGAAAAAAATCGAAGTTGAAGGTGTTAAAGTAAATATCGTTCACCAAGCAGTTGGTGCAATCAACGAGAGTGATATTACTTTAGGTCAAGCATCACAAGCCTTAATCATTGGTTTTAACGTTCGACCTACACCACAGGCTAAATTACAAGCAGATGCAGATGAAGTAGAAGTACGTCTATACAACATCATTTACGATGCAATTAATGACGTAGAATCAGCGATGACAGGTATGTTAGACCCTGAATTCGTTGAAGAAGTAACTGGTACTGTACAAGTTCGTGAAACTTACAATGTATCTAAAGTAGGAACAATTGTTGGTGGTTACGTATTAGATGGTACAATCTACCGTAATTCACAAGTTCGTATCATCCGTGATTCAATTGTCATCTATGATGGTCAATTAGGTTCGTTACGTCGCTTTAAAGATGATGTGAAAGAAGTATCTCGTGGATTTGAACTAGGTCTTACAATTGAAAACTACAACGATATCAAAGTAGATGACGAAATTGAAGCATATCGTATGGTTGAAGTGAAGAAAAAATAGAGGTGATACACAATGGCAAAATTTAGAGCTGAACGTGTAAGTCAAGAGATCCTTCGCGATGTTAATGATATATTGAGAAAAACTGTTAAAGACCCCCGCGTTGAAGGTGTTACAATTACTGATGTAGAAGTTACTGGTGACTTACAGCAAGCAACTATTTTCTACACTACATTGAGTGAATTAGCCAGTGAACGTGAAAAAGCGCAAAAAGGTTTGGAAAAATCTAGTGGTTTAGTTCGTTCTGAAATTGGTAAACGCCTAAACATCTATAAAACACCAGAAATATTCTTTGAACGTGACCGTTCAATTGAATATGGTAACCATATCGACCAATTGTTAGCACAATTAAACAAAAAAGACGATTTTGATAGCATGTCTGACGCTGAGTCAGATAAGTTAGTCGATTAATAAGTAGAAAGGCCCCGGGAATTATAGCAAGTATGCTGTAATTCTTGGGGCCTTTTTTGTTGTTTGTGAGGTTGATTTTTAGAATAAATCTTCGAAATGTGGTGCGAAAATGCTGATATATAGACCTTTAGCGTGGTGAAATATACCTATTTTTCAAAAAATAATTGTTACATACAATGTCATAAATATAACTTATTAAAATATGCAAGAATTGATGAAAGTGCTGTAAATGTTGTCATACTGGGAAAACGTTGAATTGTAACAATTGAGATGAAAATATTAAAAATTACAAAACATTTCAGTCCATTTAAAGCCCCTTAACGAATAGGGTTATAGGGTTTTCTTTTGAATCCATACCGTGTAGTATATTGCGTGTAGTCGAAACAGTGGCTAAATAAACAGCTAAGCAACAGCTAAACAAATAAGGAGTTTTACTTAACATGAAATTTAACAAAACAATTTTAGGAACAACATTTGCATTGTCAGCATTATTTGCGACAGCAGGATTTAACACTGAAGAAGCAAAAGCAGCGGAATGGACAGCGCGAAGCGTTGAAGAAGTTTCAGCTGATATGGAAGCAATTGATGAATCAACATCTGAATATACTGTAGTCTACGGTGACACTTTATCTGTGATCGCTAACGCAGTTGGTGTTGATGTGAACACATTAGTACAAATCAACGAAATTGAAAATGCTGATTTAATCTTCCCATCTAACTCTATCTCATTCACTAAAAATGACGAAGGTGAAGTAGACGAAGTTGTTGTTGAAGATGCTAACAAGAAAAAAGAAACTTACAAAGTAGAAGAAGAAACAGTTGAAAAAACTGAAACTGAAGAAGTAGCAGAAGAAACAACTGTAGAACCAGTTGCATACGAAGCTGAAGAAGAAACAGCAACTGTACAAGCAACTTCATATGAAGCAGAAGAAACAACTGAAGAAACATCTTCAACTTCTTCCTACTCAGCAGCAGAAGAAATCCCTTACCAAGTATTACAAGTAGTAGAAACTGAAGCAGGTCCAAGCTACTCTGAAAAAGCAGCAGTATTCTCTGTAATCCTTAACCGTGCAAACTCAGGTAACTGGGGTGGTACTTCATTTTCAGCAGTAGTTAACGCATCTGGTCAATTTGAAGTTGTTTCAAACGGTATGGCAGCTAGCGCTACAGTATCAGAACAAACTTACCAAGCTGTTAACGATGTATTAACTAACGGTGTAACTACATCAGCTGAATCATTCCGTGCTTCAGGTGACGGCGTGACAAACACATTCTTCTAGTTTAAATTCAAATACAATAAACAAAAAAATCGGGAGAGCTCCCGATTTTTTGTTTATTATTTTTTTCAAGATCGATATTAAAGAGTATTGGTTTGTTTAGTTAAGTTTCATCGTTCTAATAATACAAAAACCACCTAATTATTTGTTTACGAATAATGCGTTAAAAAATAGAGAGTTAAACTAGGATTCAAATGATTATCTAACGTGTATTACTCTGTGCATTCTATTATAGAAAGGTTGAGAATAAGGCTAAAATAGATAGTCCACCTTGTGTCAATATAATTTTTTTACTACTAGTGAAGCTACCATATGTGGCCACTAAAATAATGTAGACAAATATCATACGAACAATCTCAATAGAAGCGCTACTGAAAAATAATGCATATAATAGCCCTAAACCAATGAGACCATTATATATTCCCATATTTTTAAATAAGGTATTCAATGAACTTCCTTTCAACTCATCTCTTTCCATATTAAATATTCTACTTGTTTGGGCTGACGTGGTAGTAATAGTTTGTATATACATGATATAAAAGAATTCTAAAGCGACTAAAAGAGTTAATATAGTTGTTGTAACTGACATGGTTAATCTCTCCCCTTAACTGACGAAGTAATCTTCGTTTTTTAAATATAAAACATTTTTATGAATTTTCAAAGGATTAATACGTGCAATGTTAAGCTATATAAACATGAACACTAAAGAAGGGAAATTAAAGAATTCTATAGTTTAAGGGTAAAAAAAAAGCTGTAACTCATAAATAGCAACAACCTAATAATTTTTTTATTTGAATGCGCCCGGAGGGAATCGAACCCCCATCATAAGAACCGGAATCTTATGTGATATCCATTACACTACGGGCGCAAATTTTTGTATATTTTGCTTAAAAAACAATAACAGGATTATTATAGCCTAGTTTTTAGTCAAATTCAAGCGTTTATAGGAATCTGGTGGCATCAATTATTCTTAACAATTGATAATGTCTTAGGTATTAACTAGAGAAAATGTCTCGTTTTCAAGTCATGAAGGCCAGCTATTGGGCAGAATGAACCTTCTATGCTAAAATGATAAGGCAAATCAAAAAAGTTATATTTGTTGACCAATTTTGACCATAAAGGTATAATACCAATATACAAGTTTAAAAGGAGGACATTTAAATGAATTTAGTACCAACAGTTATTGAACAATCTTCTCGCGGTGAACGTGCTTATGATATTTACTCTCGTTTATTAAAAGACCGTATTATTATGTTGAGCGGGGAATTCAATGACGATTTAGCCAACTCAATCATTGCCCAATTATTATTCTTAGATGCACAAGATCCAGATAAAGATATCTACCTATACATTAATTCACCAGGTGGTTCTATCACTTCAGGTATGGCAATCTATGATACTATGCAATTCGTACATGCAGATGTACAAACAATTGTAATGGGTATGGCTGCATCAATGGGGTCATTTATTGCGGCCGCCGGAACTAAAGGTAAACGTTTTGCTTTACCAAATGCTGAAATCTTAATCCACCAACCATTAGGTGGTGCTCAAGGACAAGCAACTGAAATTGAAATTGCTGCACGTCACATCTTGAAAACAAAAGAAAAAATGAACCGTCTATACTCTGAAATGACTGGTCAACCTGTAGAAGTGATCGAACGCGATACCGACCGTGACAACTGGTTAACTGCAGAAGAAGCTTTAGAATATGGTTTATTAGATCAAATCATGACTAAAAACGATGAATTAGAAAAATAGTTAACCAATTTTAAGTCTAGAGAAGTGGGGTAAAACCTGCTTCTTTTTCTTTAAGGCGTTCGATATAGCCCGTGGAAATGTCCTTAAATATATATTCTTTGTAGGGCGTAATAGCTGTCATGGCGTATAGAAGAAAAGTGGGCTTAAAAGCTTGCAAGCGGATAAATTTATTGGTATGATTACTTTTGTAGAGAGATATGATTCGAAGGGATCAAATTTTTTTACCGGAGGGTGGTCAAAAAAAGACGCGCTGGACAATAAAAGTCCAAGTGTTTTTGCACTCAACGTTTTTGTACTAGGAAAGTGGGGACTATGGACGAATTATTTAAAAGTATTACTGAAGTAGTGCCGGAAGTTCAGAAGACCTATTTTGAGAGAATTAGTGTATTACAGCGGATTTTCAAAGATGGTCCGATTGGTCGGAAGGGACTAGCTGAAAAGTTAGGAATTACCGAACGACCGCTACGTACAATTACAGATGTTTTGAAACAACAAGGTCTCATTGATTCTTCTCCCGCAGGTATGACAATTACGCCAAAAGGGGAACGAGCAATTGCTACAGGTCAAGACTTGTGGCGTGATACAAATAAAATTCACCTACAAGAAAAATATTTGGCTGATGTGCTCAACATAGCAGATGCTCGAATTGTTTCAGGAGATATCGACCAAGATCAACATATTCTGTTTGAAATGGGTCTACAAGTTTCAAAATACTTAGACACGAATTTACCAGCGGGGAATCATACGATTGCTGTTACTGGTGGTTCAACTATGCTAGAGGTGAGTGAACATGTTCAATTAGCACCTTCTGCTGACAGACACTTTACTGTTGTCGCAGCCAGGGGTGGGATCGGAGATGCTTCAGCAACCCAAGCCAACACAATTAGCGATATTCTAGCGCAAAAGTTATACGGTCATAATATTTCCTTATATGCTCCTGAGAATTTATCTGAGGTGGCAAATATGGCTTTAATGAATGATCCTGTGATTCAATCAACTTTAAAGCGGTTAAAAGAGGCTAACATTTTACTTTTTAGTGTTGGTAATGCTAAAATAATGGCAAGGCGTAGGGGACTTGATTTAGAAAGTTCATCTAAGATTAAGAGTAACCACGCTGTAGGGGAAGTGTTCGGGTGTTTCTTTGATAAAGAAGGAAACATAGTCCATTGAATCCCTAGAATCGGTCTTCAGCTTGAAGACTTGGCAGATATTGATTTGCCAATTCTGATTGCTGGAGGCAGTGTAAAAGCAGAAGCAATACAGGCTTTTGCGAAACTCGCACCTAAACAGTTAGTCATTATAACTGATCAAGGTGCCTCAAATATGGTTTTAAATGGGGAATCCCATTAAAATAATTTTGTATTCCATTAAGGAGGAATTTTGTAGTATGGCAATTAAATTAGCAATTAACGGTTTTGGTCGTATCGGTCGTTTAACTTTACGTCGTATCTGGGAAGAAAATGAATCAAATGTAGAAATCGTGGCAATCAACGATTTAACAGACAACGAATTCTTAGCTTACCTATTAAAATATGATACAGCTCACGGTACTTTTAACCACGATATCGAAACTACTGAAAATGGTATTTCAATCGATGGTAAAGAAATCACTGTATACTCTGAACGTGACGCAAACGATTTACCTTGGGGTGACTTAGGTGTTGATATCGTTCTAGAATGTACTGGTTTCTACGCTACAAAAGAAAAATCTCAAGCACACATCAACGCTGGTGCTAAAAAAGTTATCATCTCAGCTCCTGCTGATGCTGAAACTAAAACAATTGTTTACGGTGTAAACGAAGATATCATCGAAGCTGAAGATAAAATCATCTCTGGTGCTTCATGTACTACTAACTGTTTAGCTCCTGTAGTTAACGTGTTAGAAAAAGAATTCGGTATCAAACATGGTTTAATGTCAACAATCCATGCTTACACTTCTACACAATCATTACAAGATGCACCTAACGGTAAAAAAGGTAACTACCGTAACGGTCGTGCAGCTGCAGAAAACGCTATTCCAGCATCTACTGGTGCAGCTAAAGCTGTAGGTCGCGTTATTCCTTCAGTTAACGGTAAAGTTGATGGTACTGCTATCCGTATTCCTATCGTTACTGGTTCAATGACTGAGTTCTACTCAACATTAAACACTAAAGTTACAGTTGAAGAAGTTAACGCTGCTATGGAAAAATACGCTAACCCATCATTCTTATACAACACTGATGAAATCGTATCTTCTGACATCGTTGGTGTTCCAGCTGGTTCAATCTTCGACGCAACTCAAACTAAAGTTATCGAATCTGAAGATGGCCAATTAGTTAAAACTGTTGCTTGGTACGATAACGAAGCTGGTTTCGTTTCTCAATTCGTACGTTTAATCGAATTCTTTGCTGCTAAACAATAATTCATTGTTTAAAAGTAAAATCAGTTGAATTTGGGCGGGAAGCTTCGCGCTTCCTGCCCTTTTTTATTGGTTAACAACTTAAGATAAGGAGTGCTATTTTAATGGCTAAGAAAACTGTAAAAGACATCGATTTAAAAGGTAAAGTAGTTTTAGAACGTGCTGATTTTAACGTTCCAATGGACAAAGACCTTAATATTACTGATGACAACCGTATCGTTCAAGCATTACCAACTATTGAGTATATTCTTGAGCAAGGTGGTCGTTTAGTATTATTCTCTCACCTTGGTAAAGTGAAAACAGAAGAAGACAAAGCTTCTAAATCTCTACGCCCAGTTGCAGAACGTTTATCTGAAAAATTAGGTAAAGAAGTTACTTTCGTAGCGCAAACTCGTGGTCAAGAATTAGAAGATGCTATCGCTAACCTTAAAGATGGCGAAGTATTAATGTTTGAAAACACTCGTTTCGAAGATGTAGACGGTAAGAAAGAAAGCAAGAACGATCCTGAATTAGGTAAATACTGGGCTTCATTAGGCGACGTATTTGTTAATGACGCATTCGGTACTGCTCACCGTGAACATGCTTCTAACGTTGGTATCTCAAATAACACAGAAGCTGTTGCCGGTTTCTTAATGGAAAAAGAAATTCAATTCTTGGGCGATGCTGTTAACGAACCAAAACGTCCATTCGTTGCAATCTTAGGTGGTGCGAAAGTATCTGACAAGATTTCAGTAATCGAATCGTTACTAAACAAGGCTGACAAAGTCTTAATCGGTGGTGGTATGGCTTATACATTCATGAAAGCTCAAGGCTACGAAGTTGGTGGCTCTTTACTTGAAGAAGACAAAATTCCATTGGCTAAAGACTTAATTGAACGCGCAGGCGACCGTTTAGTATTACCAGTTGACTTTGTTGTAGCTGATGCTTTTGACAACGATGCAAACACTGATGTTGTTGATGTTGATGGCATTCCAGCTGACTGGCAATCACTTGACGTAGGTCCTAAGACTGTTGAGTACTACGCAGCACAAGTTGCAGACGCGAAAACTGTTGTTTGGAATGGCCCAATGGGTGTATTCGAAATGCCAAGTTTCGCAAAAGGTACTAACGGTGTTGGTGAAGCTATCGCTAACTTAACTGATGCTACAACTATCATCGGTGGTGGGGACTCTGCTGCAGCTGCTTACCAATTAGGTTTAGCTGACAAATTCTCACACATTTCTACCGGTGGTGGGGCATCATTAGAATTCTTAGAAGGTAAAGAATTACCTGGTATCGCTGCAATCGCGAACAAATAATTTTCGTAAATAAATTGAGTAAAACTTTTCGTAAAGGAGTTTTTAATATATGCGTAAGACATTAATCGCTGGTAACTGGAAAATGAATAAAACAGCTACTGAAGCCCACGAATTCGTTGCTGCACTTAAAGAAGGTTTCCCGCAAACGGATGCTGAATCTTTAATCGCACCACCAGCAATCTACATTGAAAAATTAATCGAAGAAGTAGCAGGTACTGACATCCAAATTGGTGCACAAAATGTTCACTTTGAAGATGATGGTGCTTTCACAGGCGAAATTTCTCCGCTTGCTTTAGAAGCATTAGGCGTACCTTACGTTATCATCGGTCACTCAGAACGTCGTGAATTATTCGGCGAAACTGATGAAGATGTACGTAAAAAAGCAGCAAGCATTTTCAGCCACAACATGACACCAATCATTTGCTGTGGTGAAACTTTAGAAACTCGTGAAGCTGGCCAAGAAAAAGAATGGGTTAGTGGACAAATCCGCGCTGCTCTTGAAGGTTTAACTGCTGATCAAGTTGCACAAGCTGTAATTGCTTATGAACCAATCTGGGCAATCGGTACTGGTAAAACAGCTTCTGCTGATGATGCACAAGATATGTCAGCACACATCCGCGATTTATTATTTGAAATCGCTGGTAAAGAAGCAGCAGACCAAACACGTATTTTATACGGTGGTTCTGTTAAACCAGCTAACATTGCTGAATTGCTTGAAAAAGAGGACGTTGACGGTGCGCTCGTAGGAGGAGCTAGTCTTGATGTTACTTCTTACATCGCATTATTAAATGGAGGTAAATAACACATGTCTAAATCACCCGTAGCTATTATTATCTTAGATGGATTCGGTTGGAGAGAAGAATCATATGGTAATGCTGTAGCACAAGCAAACAAACCAAACTTTGACCGTTACTGGAATGAATTTCCACATGCTACAATGAAAGCTTCTGGGTTAGACGTTGGGTTACCTGATGGACAAATGGGTAACTCTGAAGTTGGCCATACAAATATTGGTGCTGGCCGTATTGTATACCAAAGCCTAACTCGAATCGATAAAGCTATTGAAGATGGTGAATTTGCTGAGAATGAAGCATTAAATGGTGCTTATACTCATGTAACTGACAACCATTCAGCTTTACACATCTTCGGATTATTATCTGATGGTGGGGTACACAGCCACTTACGTCATATCGAGGCATTGATTAAAGATGCTAAAGCTAAAGGTGTTGAAAAATTATACCTACACGCTTTCTTAGATGGACGTGACGTTGATCCACATGCAGCGCCAGGTTATATTGAATCACTTGAAAAAGTAATGGCCGAAGAAAACTTAGGTCAAATCGCTTCAATTTCTGGACGTTACTATGCAATGGACCGTGATAACCGTTGGGAACGTGTACAAAAAGCTTATGATGTTATCTTTAACGGTAAAGGCGAAACTGGCAACAACGCAAATGAAGTTGTAAATGCTAACTACGCTAAAGACGTTACTGATGAATTCGTTGAGCCAACAGTAATTGTTGATGCTGAGGGCAAACCAGTAGGCCAAGTAGCCGATAATGATGCTATCATTTTCGCTAACTTCCGTCCTGACCGTGCTATCCAACTTTCAGACGCT from Aerococcus urinaeequi includes:
- the rimP gene encoding ribosome maturation factor RimP, producing the protein MAKVTDQMQEIVQPIIEDLGFILFDIEFVKEGKSWFLRIYVDKPGGGIAIEDCVTVSEHISEAVDQLETDPIPQAYYLEVSSPGAERPLKNDDDVQAAIGEWVFLSFYQAIDGQKNIQGRLLSVSDDAYEVETKDKTRKVAVTVEKSNVSLIRLAIEF
- the nusA gene encoding transcription termination factor NusA translates to MSKEMLRAFEALEDEKGISQEVILEALEAALVSAYKRNYQQAQNVEVNFDVKKGSIKVFAVKEVVDLVMDSQLEVSLEDAHHLNSAYEIGDKIKFEVTPKDFGRIAAQTAKQVIMQRVREAERSIIYNEYIDYEDDILTGIVERQDRRYVYVSLGKIEAVIPPEGQIPNETFQPHERVQVYVERVENTTKGPQVYVSRSHPSLLKRLFEQEVPEIFDGTVEIKAIAREAGDRSKVAVVSNDANIDAVGTCVGPRGSRVQRIVDELKGENMDIVQWSDDMATFISNALNPADVLSVHFVPGETSCVVVVPENHLSLAIGKRGQNARLAAKLTNHKIDIKSEADFEAYVQTDEYAERFAEKELVDEDVDPILAEDIETVEDYEAVTEGSSSIDEEDLLAIDDLEEGNVGPEAIEDQIDDIEGEDNDIIGDEPLIGEEDLDQQERLNEEG
- the rnpM gene encoding RNase P modulator RnpM, producing the protein MKQRKIPMRKCVVTNEMFPKKELIRIVRNPEGVVEIDPTGKKNGRGAYVSLDPEVVQKAWDKHMLDRHLNVSISDDFYSELKAYVAHQKARKELFENEQ
- a CDS encoding L7Ae/L30e/S12e/Gadd45 family ribosomal protein translates to MNNNKLNLLGLAQAASKLVSGTETVMKTIQQETAVLVVMATDVSEQTKKNIENKCAFYEVEYVQMFTTEEISIALGKKRSIVALLDRGFVKSFKK
- the infB gene encoding translation initiation factor IF-2; its protein translation is MSKKRVYEVAKEIGISSKELLNAAEKAGFKYSSHMASMTDDEVNKLKSSFANKSAGKEDNNNQPAKAAESQPTKKAENKPAGKGSAKSEPAKANAKQNQHQNKSQNRNNPAKENKNMNNQKNNFKNNSNNKNGGFKGKGKKGKKGRFNNDQNRPQGNPVPPRKNKPLPEKVEYTEGMTVADIAKKIHREPAEIIKKLFLMGVPATQNQALDKDAIELILEEYGVKAEEKVIVDQADFEHYFEEAKNADEKDLETRPAVVTIMGHVDHGKTTLLDYLRNAQVVDGEAGGITQHIGAYQVRENDRLITFLDTPGHAAFTTMRARGADVTDIVILVVAADDGVMPQTVEAINHAKAAGVPIIVAVNKIDKPTANPDRVMQELTEYGLISEEWGGDTIFVNISAKFGQNVSDLLEMILLVSDVEEYKAVPNRLALGSVIEARLDPSKGAIATLLVQEGTLRVGDPIVVGDTHGRVRVMTNDTGRRIKQAGPSTPVEITGLQESPQAGDRFVAFDDEKTARAVGEERASRALQERRQANHAVTLDNLFETLQEGELKSVNVIIKGDVQGSVEALAGSLKKIEVEGVKVNIVHQAVGAINESDITLGQASQALIIGFNVRPTPQAKLQADADEVEVRLYNIIYDAINDVESAMTGMLDPEFVEEVTGTVQVRETYNVSKVGTIVGGYVLDGTIYRNSQVRIIRDSIVIYDGQLGSLRRFKDDVKEVSRGFELGLTIENYNDIKVDDEIEAYRMVEVKKK
- the rbfA gene encoding 30S ribosome-binding factor RbfA, whose protein sequence is MAKFRAERVSQEILRDVNDILRKTVKDPRVEGVTITDVEVTGDLQQATIFYTTLSELASEREKAQKGLEKSSGLVRSEIGKRLNIYKTPEIFFERDRSIEYGNHIDQLLAQLNKKDDFDSMSDAESDKLVD
- a CDS encoding cell wall hydrolase translates to MKFNKTILGTTFALSALFATAGFNTEEAKAAEWTARSVEEVSADMEAIDESTSEYTVVYGDTLSVIANAVGVDVNTLVQINEIENADLIFPSNSISFTKNDEGEVDEVVVEDANKKKETYKVEEETVEKTETEEVAEETTVEPVAYEAEEETATVQATSYEAEETTEETSSTSSYSAAEEIPYQVLQVVETEAGPSYSEKAAVFSVILNRANSGNWGGTSFSAVVNASGQFEVVSNGMAASATVSEQTYQAVNDVLTNGVTTSAESFRASGDGVTNTFF
- a CDS encoding DUF1304 domain-containing protein — protein: MSVTTTILTLLVALEFFYIMYIQTITTTSAQTSRIFNMERDELKGSSLNTLFKNMGIYNGLIGLGLLYALFFSSASIEIVRMIFVYIILVATYGSFTSSKKIILTQGGLSILALFSTFL